The following are encoded together in the bacterium Unc6 genome:
- a CDS encoding ABC transporter ATP-binding protein, which yields MIEAREITKFFSVINPNGIAEGNTAVLSVSLKIEDGEFVAIVGPTGCGKSTFLEILAGLQAPSEGQVYMQDKMVLEPLPHTRKEMDAYQKKYRFLSPIANNLFRDTPKFDIAMIFQDYSIYPWMTALENVLFTLKLRGVLSGEREQLARRYLSLVGLSGAENRYPSQLSGGMRQRVALARALSVEPKIILMDEPFAAIDALSREKLQDDLLNIWKIMQKTVVFVTHDIEEAVYLADRIIVFSPQPGTVRNIISVDVPRPRMRGNKELVELENRIFQIYRFDVIGEALDYVI from the coding sequence ATGATCGAAGCCAGGGAAATCACCAAGTTCTTTTCAGTAATTAACCCTAATGGAATAGCCGAGGGGAATACTGCAGTTTTATCCGTCTCATTAAAAATCGAAGATGGCGAGTTTGTGGCTATCGTTGGTCCTACCGGTTGCGGCAAGTCTACTTTCCTGGAAATCCTGGCAGGGTTACAGGCCCCATCTGAGGGACAGGTCTACATGCAGGATAAGATGGTATTAGAACCACTCCCTCACACACGCAAGGAAATGGATGCTTATCAAAAGAAATACCGCTTCCTGTCACCGATCGCCAATAACCTGTTTCGAGACACCCCGAAGTTTGATATTGCTATGATTTTCCAGGATTATAGTATTTATCCATGGATGACCGCATTAGAAAACGTGCTTTTTACCTTGAAACTGCGTGGTGTATTGAGCGGGGAAAGGGAGCAACTGGCTAGAAGGTACTTAAGCCTTGTGGGTTTGAGCGGTGCTGAAAATAGATATCCCTCCCAACTTTCAGGAGGAATGCGTCAGCGTGTTGCCCTGGCTAGGGCTCTTTCGGTGGAACCAAAGATTATCCTGATGGATGAGCCCTTTGCGGCAATTGATGCTCTTTCGCGGGAAAAACTACAGGATGATCTTTTAAACATCTGGAAAATTATGCAAAAGACTGTCGTTTTCGTAACTCATGACATTGAGGAGGCGGTATATCTTGCTGACCGCATAATCGTATTTTCACCTCAGCCGGGTACGGTCCGCAATATCATTTCCGTAGATGTCCCCAGACCGAGAATGCGTGGCAACAAAGAATTAGTGGAGTTGGAGAACCGTATTTTCCAGATTTATCGCTTCGATGTTATTGGCGAGGCTTTAGATTATGTTATTTAA
- a CDS encoding cysteine synthase A, whose amino-acid sequence MNINQIESPDEVPIREKNFRGKIYQDITRVIGCTPLVRINRLTRDCGAEVVAKLESFNPLNSVKDRIGAAMLEAAERVGLLKPGMVIIEPTSGNTGIGLALACAAMGYRLVLTMPETMSIERRKILQILGAEVVLTPGSEGMKGAISKAEELHRQIRGSFVPQQFENLANPHVHRLTTAEEIWEDTGGRVDILVAGIGTGGTVTGVSEVIKKRKPSFQAIGVEPEASPVLSGGRPGPHRIQGIGAGFVPKVLNRKILDEVITVTNEDAFTTARRVAKEEGILCGISSGAAMWAALQVAKRPQNKGKLIVVVFPDSGERYVSTPLFSFDSEATA is encoded by the coding sequence ATGAACATAAATCAAATTGAATCTCCGGATGAAGTTCCGATTCGGGAGAAGAATTTTCGAGGTAAGATTTACCAGGATATAACCCGGGTAATTGGCTGCACTCCTCTTGTCAGGATAAATCGGCTGACACGCGATTGCGGAGCCGAGGTAGTAGCCAAGCTGGAGTCGTTTAATCCCTTAAACAGCGTGAAGGATAGAATCGGCGCAGCCATGCTCGAGGCAGCAGAGAGAGTGGGGTTGCTTAAGCCGGGGATGGTGATTATAGAGCCTACCTCCGGGAACACCGGGATTGGGTTGGCTCTTGCCTGCGCCGCCATGGGATATCGCCTGGTTTTAACTATGCCCGAGACGATGTCGATAGAGCGCCGGAAGATTCTGCAGATATTAGGGGCTGAGGTTGTACTTACACCAGGTTCAGAGGGGATGAAGGGCGCTATTAGCAAGGCAGAGGAGCTGCATCGCCAGATCCGGGGCAGCTTTGTCCCCCAGCAGTTTGAAAATCTGGCTAATCCACATGTCCATCGTCTAACCACGGCGGAGGAAATCTGGGAGGATACCGGTGGTAGAGTGGATATCCTGGTTGCAGGTATCGGTACAGGAGGGACGGTTACCGGGGTATCGGAGGTAATTAAGAAGCGCAAGCCTTCTTTTCAAGCAATCGGGGTGGAACCAGAAGCATCTCCGGTGCTTTCCGGAGGTAGACCAGGACCGCATCGTATACAGGGGATTGGCGCTGGTTTTGTGCCGAAGGTGCTAAATCGCAAAATTCTTGATGAGGTCATCACTGTAACAAATGAAGATGCCTTCACTACAGCCAGAAGAGTGGCTAAAGAAGAAGGGATACTCTGTGGCATATCTTCGGGGGCAGCCATGTGGGCAGCTTTACAGGTGGCGAAAAGGCCGCAAAACAAGGGGAAACTCATTGTCGTTGTCTTCCCTGACTCGGGTGAGAGATATGTGTCCACTCCGTTATTCTCTTTCGATTCGGAAGCAACTGCATGA
- a CDS encoding cystathionine gamma-synthase, with the protein MRFETLAIHGSEKPDPTTGALITPIYQTSTFAFEDVGKTRGYDYSRTSNPTRKVLEETIARLEGGKAGFAFATGMAAEATAIYLLKAGDHVISGDDIYGGTYRLFQDVMTNFGLEFTFLRLNNRREIEDAIRPNTRMIWIETPSNPLLNITDVEMVVDIARKHNLLTMADNTFPTPCFLRPIEYGVDLVVHSTTKYLNGHCDVVGGAIVTATDDLTQKVQFLLNALGTCASPFDCWLVLRGIKTLPLRVKQHAMSAAAVASFLEKHPRVSRVFYPGLKSHPGHEIAARQMDGFGGMVSFEINGEVNSFLRGVELFILAESLGGANSLVEHPATMSHASMPKEFREKVGIFDNLVRLSVGLENIEDIIEDLEQALAKTEG; encoded by the coding sequence ATGAGATTCGAAACATTAGCGATTCATGGCAGCGAAAAGCCCGATCCCACCACCGGCGCATTAATCACACCGATCTATCAGACCTCCACCTTTGCCTTTGAGGATGTGGGCAAGACCAGGGGCTACGACTATTCTCGCACCTCCAACCCCACCAGGAAGGTGTTGGAGGAGACCATCGCCAGGCTCGAGGGCGGAAAGGCGGGATTTGCCTTTGCCACCGGCATGGCTGCCGAAGCCACCGCAATATATTTGCTGAAGGCCGGAGACCATGTGATCTCCGGAGATGACATCTACGGCGGAACCTACCGTCTGTTTCAAGATGTGATGACCAACTTCGGATTGGAGTTTACCTTCCTACGTCTGAATAACAGACGGGAGATCGAGGATGCCATAAGGCCCAATACCAGGATGATATGGATCGAGACCCCCTCCAATCCGCTGCTAAATATCACGGATGTAGAGATGGTGGTAGATATTGCCCGAAAGCATAATCTGTTGACCATGGCGGATAATACCTTTCCCACGCCCTGTTTCCTGCGGCCAATTGAGTATGGCGTTGATTTGGTGGTGCATTCTACTACCAAGTATCTCAACGGCCACTGCGATGTTGTCGGTGGGGCGATAGTGACCGCTACCGATGATCTAACCCAAAAGGTGCAATTTCTCTTGAATGCTCTGGGCACCTGTGCCTCACCCTTTGACTGCTGGCTGGTGCTTCGCGGGATCAAGACCCTGCCTTTGAGGGTTAAGCAGCATGCGATGTCTGCTGCCGCGGTCGCCTCATTTCTGGAGAAACACCCCCGGGTAAGCAGGGTATTCTATCCCGGACTGAAGTCTCATCCGGGTCATGAGATCGCCGCCCGGCAGATGGACGGTTTCGGCGGGATGGTGTCCTTCGAGATAAATGGCGAGGTTAACTCGTTCTTGAGAGGTGTCGAGCTATTCATTCTAGCGGAGTCCCTTGGCGGCGCTAATTCCCTCGTAGAGCACCCGGCTACCATGAGCCATGCCTCGATGCCGAAGGAGTTCCGGGAGAAGGTGGGTATCTTCGATAACCTGGTGAGACTCTCCGTGGGATTGGAGAATATCGAGGATATAATCGAGGATTTGGAGCAGGCGCTGGCAAAAACTGAAGGTTAG
- a CDS encoding sulfonate ABC transporter permease: protein MEETAVSRTITYETKGLNLVTKEFRTFAKNSFGSIITREFLTVAVPILLLWEFLPRLGVVPQTLIPPPSTVALTFWDLLVEHDFMGHLGSSLLRFFSGLVLGLLLAFPIGILMGWNMFLRRHSLPLFQILAPIPPPAWVPITIIFLGVGLPMQTFLVFLGAFYPILFNTYQAVKDTEPRYIASARVYGASEFTLIKHVYVPAALGSVIMGIKIGIALGLVMLVIAEMYGAPNGIGWLLVESKEFFRIDRMVVCMLTLGFMGWFLIEIMKHLELKLAFWKAGR, encoded by the coding sequence GTGGAAGAAACAGCCGTAAGCAGGACTATTACTTATGAAACAAAGGGGTTAAACTTAGTAACGAAAGAGTTCCGGACTTTTGCTAAAAATTCCTTTGGCAGCATTATTACCCGCGAATTCCTTACCGTGGCCGTTCCTATTCTTTTGTTGTGGGAGTTCCTTCCTCGTCTTGGCGTTGTCCCACAGACCTTGATACCCCCACCGTCGACCGTTGCCCTTACCTTCTGGGACCTTCTCGTCGAGCATGACTTCATGGGACACCTTGGTAGCAGCCTTTTAAGGTTCTTCTCAGGTTTAGTTTTGGGCTTATTGCTCGCTTTTCCAATAGGGATTCTGATGGGCTGGAATATGTTTCTCCGTCGGCATAGCTTGCCACTCTTCCAGATTTTGGCTCCGATTCCGCCGCCAGCCTGGGTGCCTATTACCATTATCTTCCTTGGTGTGGGGCTGCCAATGCAGACCTTTTTGGTTTTCCTGGGTGCTTTTTATCCCATTCTTTTTAACACTTATCAGGCGGTGAAAGATACTGAGCCAAGGTATATTGCCTCGGCGCGGGTTTATGGTGCCAGTGAATTTACTTTGATTAAGCATGTCTATGTTCCTGCTGCGCTTGGCTCTGTGATTATGGGGATTAAAATCGGCATAGCCCTGGGGCTGGTGATGCTGGTAATAGCCGAGATGTACGGCGCCCCTAATGGCATTGGCTGGCTTTTGGTGGAATCCAAGGAATTCTTTCGCATAGACAGGATGGTGGTTTGTATGCTTACCCTGGGTTTTATGGGCTGGTTTCTCATTGAAATCATGAAGCACCTTGAACTTAAACTCGCTTTCTGGAAGGCGGGGAGGTAA